A stretch of the Salminus brasiliensis chromosome 19, fSalBra1.hap2, whole genome shotgun sequence genome encodes the following:
- the chmp1a gene encoding charged multivesicular body protein 1a, whose amino-acid sequence MDETLFQLKFTAKQLERLAKKAEKDSKAEQAKVKKALQQKNVECARVYAENAIRKKNEGVNWLRMASRVDAVASKVQTAVTMKGVTKNMTQVTKALDKALNSMDLQKVSAVMDKFETQVQNLDVHTSVMEDSMSSATTLTTPQEQVDDLILQIAEESGLEVMDQLNELPAGASSLGETSTRSQEKEDQLSRRLAALRN is encoded by the exons ATGGACG AAACACTGTTCCAGTTAAAG TTCACTGCCAAGCAGTTGGAAAGACTGGCTAAGAAAGCAGAGAAGGACTCGAAGGCCGAGCAGGCTAAGGTGAAGAAG GCCCTGCAGCAGAAGAATGTGGAGTGTGCGCGTGTGTACGCAGAAAATGCCATCCGTAAGAAGAATGAGGGTGTGAACTGGCTTCGTATGGCATCCCGCGTCGACGCTGTGGCCTCCAAAGTCCAGACAGCCGTCACCATGAAGGGG GTGACCAAGAACATGACCCAGGTGACTAAAGCTCTGGACAAAGCTCTGAACTCCATGGACCTACAGAAGGTCTCCGCCGTCATGGACAAGTTTGAGACTCAGGTTCAGAATCTGGACGTCCACACTTCG GTGATGGAGGATTCAATGAGTTCTGCCACCACATTGACGACGCCCCAGGAGCAGGTGGACGATCTGATCCTTCAGATAGCAGAGGAGAGCGGGCTGGAGGTGATGGACCAGCTGAACGAGCTGCCCGCCGGAGCGTCCTCGCTGGGAGAAACCTCCACACGCTCCCAGGAGAAAGAGGACCAGCTCTCTCGCAG ACTGGCGGCCTTGCGGAACTGA